Proteins encoded by one window of Streptomyces sp. NBC_01571:
- a CDS encoding serine hydrolase: protein MPSLADGTHHGRKGGGQLSAPKLRVDTPERAGLDPAELRHLVRDVRALTRGPDPWAAGVVVVAGRGPVIAVEEAAGWAVRYASYDEKTDTGVELPPTERLPMSVRTPFDLASLTKLFTAVAAVQQLERGTLGIDARVGAYLPEFRAASANDVTVRQLLTHTSGLRPELPLYDCPDERARLAMLRAEGPSSEPGEYLYSDLNLLLLQHVLERITGRSLDVLIRDGITRPLGMTATRFGPCPDAAATEDQRRPWAKADRGMLRGVVHDENAWALGGVAGHAGLFSTARDLAVFCRALLAGGSYGPARILGPDFVELMLTPPGLGFAIGQSWFMGALAEGGAAGHTGFTGTSLVLDPATGTFLVLLANTVHPRRRAVRNGPRVEAATRMARAVRGA from the coding sequence GTGCCGTCCCTGGCGGACGGGACACACCATGGACGGAAAGGCGGCGGACAGCTGAGCGCACCGAAACTGCGCGTCGACACACCGGAGCGGGCCGGGCTCGATCCGGCCGAACTGCGCCACCTCGTACGCGACGTCCGCGCCCTCACCCGGGGCCCCGACCCCTGGGCGGCCGGCGTCGTCGTGGTCGCCGGACGCGGCCCGGTCATCGCCGTCGAGGAGGCGGCGGGCTGGGCGGTGCGCTACGCGTCGTACGACGAGAAGACCGACACCGGGGTCGAACTGCCGCCCACGGAGCGGCTTCCGATGAGCGTGCGCACCCCCTTCGACCTGGCCTCCCTCACCAAACTGTTCACGGCGGTCGCCGCGGTGCAGCAGCTGGAGCGCGGCACGCTCGGCATCGACGCGCGGGTGGGGGCGTACCTGCCGGAGTTCCGCGCGGCGTCCGCGAACGACGTCACCGTGCGGCAGCTGCTCACGCACACCTCCGGGCTGCGGCCCGAACTCCCGCTGTACGACTGCCCGGACGAGCGGGCGCGCCTGGCGATGCTGCGGGCGGAAGGGCCTTCGTCCGAGCCGGGGGAGTACCTCTACTCGGATCTGAACCTGCTCCTCCTCCAGCACGTCCTGGAACGCATCACCGGCCGTTCCCTCGACGTCCTCATCAGGGACGGGATCACCCGGCCGCTGGGGATGACGGCCACCCGCTTCGGGCCGTGCCCGGACGCGGCGGCGACCGAGGACCAGCGACGGCCGTGGGCCAAGGCGGACCGCGGGATGCTGCGGGGGGTGGTGCACGACGAGAACGCGTGGGCGCTCGGCGGGGTGGCGGGGCACGCGGGCCTCTTCTCCACCGCCCGTGACCTCGCCGTCTTCTGCCGCGCGCTGCTCGCGGGCGGTTCCTACGGCCCCGCGCGCATCCTCGGTCCCGACTTCGTCGAGCTGATGCTCACCCCGCCCGGCCTCGGCTTCGCCATCGGTCAGTCCTGGTTCATGGGGGCCCTGGCGGAGGGCGGCGCGGCGGGACACACGGGCTTCACGGGGACGTCGCTGGTGCTGGACCCGGCGACGGGCACGTTTCTCGTGCTGCTCGCGAACACCGTGCATCCCCGGCGGCGGGCGGTGCGGAACGGGCCGCGGGTGGAGGCGGCGACGCGGATGGCTCGGGCGGTACGGGGCGCTTGA
- a CDS encoding multidrug effflux MFS transporter produces MPERGRTTRDQEGPQGHIPNTAVADTSAVFAGPAPAVVPPRATPAAEDCGPRDARPGDAEPRDPGALRRTGLLVTLILGGLTATPPLAMDMYLPSLPEVTRSLHAPAATVQLTLTACLAGMAFGQLVVGPMSDKWGRRRPLLVGLVVYVLATALCAVAPDVELLVAFRLAQGLAGAAGIVIARAVVRDLYDGMAMARFFSTLMLISGVAPVVAPLIGGQILRATDWRGVFVVLTAVGVGLTALVWTKLPETLPPGDRHGGGVGEALHSMRALLADRVFTGYMLAGGFAFAALFAYISASPFVIQEIYGASPQTFSLLFGVNSIGLVVVGQINGKLLVGRVGLDKVLAMGLTLIGLGASALLLMSSGVFGEVGLAPVAAALFVLMSAMGLALPNTQALALMRVRHAAGSASALLGTSSFLIGAVASPLVGIAGERTAVPMAVVQLVAVLVAVACFMGLCRPWRTGHTMDGKAADS; encoded by the coding sequence ATGCCCGAGCGCGGGCGCACCACGAGGGACCAGGAAGGCCCGCAGGGGCACATACCGAACACCGCCGTCGCCGACACCTCGGCGGTCTTCGCCGGCCCGGCGCCCGCCGTCGTGCCCCCCAGGGCGACGCCCGCGGCGGAGGACTGCGGCCCACGGGACGCACGCCCGGGGGACGCCGAACCGCGCGACCCCGGGGCGCTCCGCCGTACCGGACTTCTCGTCACCCTGATCCTCGGCGGGCTCACCGCGACACCCCCGCTGGCCATGGACATGTACCTCCCGTCGCTGCCGGAGGTCACCCGCTCCCTGCACGCCCCGGCCGCGACCGTCCAGCTCACGCTGACCGCGTGCCTCGCGGGAATGGCGTTCGGCCAGCTCGTCGTCGGGCCGATGAGCGACAAGTGGGGGCGGCGCAGACCGCTGCTCGTGGGACTGGTCGTCTACGTCCTCGCCACCGCCCTGTGCGCCGTCGCGCCCGACGTCGAACTCCTCGTCGCCTTCCGGCTGGCGCAGGGTCTCGCGGGAGCGGCCGGCATCGTGATCGCGCGGGCCGTCGTCCGCGATCTGTACGACGGCATGGCGATGGCCCGCTTCTTCTCCACCCTCATGCTGATCTCCGGCGTCGCCCCGGTCGTCGCGCCCCTCATCGGCGGGCAGATCCTGCGCGCCACCGACTGGCGAGGAGTTTTCGTCGTCCTCACCGCCGTCGGCGTCGGACTCACCGCGCTCGTCTGGACGAAGCTCCCCGAGACCCTCCCGCCCGGCGACCGGCACGGCGGCGGAGTCGGCGAAGCCCTCCACTCGATGCGCGCCCTGCTGGCCGACCGGGTCTTCACCGGCTACATGCTGGCGGGCGGCTTCGCCTTCGCCGCGCTCTTCGCGTACATCTCGGCCTCGCCCTTCGTGATCCAGGAGATCTACGGCGCGTCCCCGCAGACCTTCAGCCTGCTCTTCGGCGTGAACTCGATCGGCCTGGTGGTCGTCGGCCAGATCAACGGCAAGCTCCTGGTCGGCCGGGTCGGCCTCGACAAGGTCCTCGCCATGGGCCTCACCCTCATCGGCCTCGGCGCGAGCGCGCTGCTCCTGATGTCCTCCGGCGTCTTCGGCGAGGTCGGGCTGGCGCCGGTGGCCGCCGCCCTGTTCGTCCTGATGTCCGCGATGGGTCTCGCGCTGCCCAACACTCAGGCGCTCGCCCTGATGCGCGTACGGCACGCCGCCGGCTCCGCCTCCGCGCTGCTGGGCACCTCCTCCTTCCTCATCGGAGCGGTCGCCTCGCCGCTGGTCGGCATCGCCGGTGAGCGCACCGCCGTCCCGATGGCCGTCGTCCAACTGGTGGCGGTACTGGTGGCCGTCGCCTGCTTCATGGGACTGTGCCGTCCCTGGCGGACGGGACACACCATGGACGGAAAGGCGGCGGACAGCTGA
- a CDS encoding Gfo/Idh/MocA family protein: MTGEHERVRWGILATGGIAAAFTADLVDMPDAEVVAVASRTDASAKAFAERFGIPRAYGDWASLAADEDVDVVYVATPHSAHRQAAGMCLEAGRHVLCEKALTLNAREAEELVALARRHDRFLMEAMWMYCNPLVRRLKGLVDDGVIGEVRTVQADFGINGPFPPSHRLRDPAQGGGALLDLGVYPVSFAHLLLGEPSGITARAVLSDEGVDLQTGAVLTWESGALASVHCSINGSTPVTASVTGSQGRIDVPGGFFFPERLVLHRDGRDAEEFTADPAHGPRTSLKHEAAEVMRALRAGEKESPLVPLDGSLAVMRTLDAVREQIGVRYPGETD, encoded by the coding sequence ATGACGGGCGAGCACGAGCGGGTGCGGTGGGGGATTCTGGCGACCGGTGGGATCGCCGCGGCGTTCACGGCGGATCTGGTGGACATGCCGGACGCCGAGGTGGTGGCCGTGGCCTCACGGACCGACGCCTCGGCGAAGGCGTTCGCCGAGCGGTTCGGGATTCCCCGGGCGTACGGGGACTGGGCGTCGCTCGCCGCCGACGAGGACGTCGATGTCGTGTACGTGGCCACTCCGCACTCGGCGCACCGGCAGGCGGCCGGGATGTGTCTGGAGGCCGGGCGTCATGTGCTGTGCGAGAAGGCGCTGACGCTGAACGCGCGGGAGGCGGAGGAGCTGGTCGCGCTCGCCCGCCGCCACGACCGCTTCCTGATGGAGGCCATGTGGATGTACTGCAACCCGCTGGTCCGCAGGCTCAAGGGGCTCGTGGACGACGGAGTGATCGGTGAGGTCCGCACCGTGCAGGCCGACTTCGGGATCAACGGCCCGTTCCCGCCCTCCCACCGGCTGCGCGACCCGGCGCAGGGCGGCGGGGCGCTGCTCGATCTCGGTGTCTACCCGGTGTCGTTCGCGCATCTGCTGCTCGGGGAGCCGTCGGGCATCACGGCGAGAGCGGTGCTCTCCGACGAGGGCGTCGATCTCCAGACGGGAGCGGTGCTCACCTGGGAGAGCGGTGCTCTCGCTTCGGTGCACTGCTCCATCAACGGCAGCACCCCCGTCACCGCCTCCGTCACCGGCTCGCAGGGCCGCATCGACGTCCCCGGCGGCTTCTTCTTCCCGGAACGGCTCGTACTGCACCGCGACGGGCGCGACGCGGAGGAGTTCACGGCCGACCCGGCGCACGGCCCCCGCACCAGCCTCAAGCACGAGGCCGCCGAGGTGATGCGCGCACTGCGGGCCGGCGAGAAGGAGTCCCCGCTCGTCCCCCTCGACGGCAGCCTCGCCGTGATGCGGACGCTCGACGCGGTACGCGAGCAGATCGGCGTCCGCTACCCCGGCGAGACCGACTGA
- a CDS encoding SDR family oxidoreductase translates to MNAKQTKIAVVTGAGSGIGRAVAVELLRAGWSVALAGRRTEPLEETAALVPEAPSAAVRADVARPEEVAALFASVRERFGRLDLLFNNAGTFGPGGVPVEELPYEAWRHVVDTNLNGAFLCAQAAFRQMKEQDPQGGRIINNGSISAHAPRPRSIAYTATKHAVTGLTKSLSLDGRAYRIACGQIDIGNAATDMTSGMRTGTPQANGELAVEPVMDAADVARTVRHMAELPLAANVQFATVMATAMPYVGRG, encoded by the coding sequence ATGAATGCCAAGCAGACGAAGATCGCGGTGGTGACCGGGGCGGGCTCCGGCATCGGCCGCGCGGTGGCCGTCGAACTGCTGCGCGCCGGCTGGTCGGTGGCGCTGGCCGGACGCCGGACCGAGCCCCTGGAGGAGACGGCGGCCCTCGTCCCCGAGGCCCCCTCGGCGGCCGTACGGGCCGACGTCGCCCGCCCCGAGGAGGTCGCCGCCCTCTTCGCCTCCGTGCGCGAGCGCTTCGGACGGCTCGACCTGCTCTTCAACAACGCCGGGACGTTCGGTCCGGGCGGCGTCCCGGTCGAGGAACTGCCGTACGAGGCCTGGCGGCACGTCGTGGACACCAACCTCAACGGCGCTTTCCTGTGCGCGCAGGCCGCGTTCCGGCAGATGAAGGAGCAGGACCCGCAGGGCGGCCGGATCATCAACAACGGCTCGATCTCGGCGCACGCGCCGCGTCCGCGGTCGATCGCGTACACGGCGACCAAGCACGCGGTGACGGGCCTGACCAAGTCGCTGTCCCTGGACGGGCGCGCGTACCGGATCGCGTGCGGTCAGATCGACATCGGCAACGCCGCGACCGACATGACCTCCGGCATGCGCACGGGAACGCCGCAGGCGAACGGGGAACTGGCGGTCGAGCCGGTGATGGACGCGGCGGACGTGGCCCGCACCGTGCGGCACATGGCGGAGCTGCCGCTGGCGGCGAACGTGCAGTTCGCGACGGTGATGGCCACCGCGATGCCCTATGTGGGGCGCGGCTAG
- a CDS encoding D-alanyl-D-alanine carboxypeptidase family protein, translating into MRDSSPLPPRAAVLSRRAALGLAAAVPLAAASPAAASPSATPAVTPSAARAATIGGELLGRGGVQVRGASGLPKRLTARSWLVADHVSGEVLASYNAHRLLAPASTLKMLFADTVLQKFERTERHRVTDADLAGIPAGSSLVGVKPGITYTVEQLWLGVFLRSGNDAVHVLSHMNGGVDTTVAQMQARAEDLQALDTHVVSPDGFDHKGQVSSAYDLTLFARHGLADADFRAYCSTRTADFPAGGKKTFQIQNTDRLLTGAWGVPTYDGLIGVKNGYTSNAGNTFTGAATRGGRTLLVTVMHPKSGGSGVYEETAALLDWGFRQGANARPVGTLVAPLSEGGARATPTRKAPKAAAGAPARAETSSSSWGLVGGAGGAVALLAGGAVAWHRRRRAVAAGGAPASGTSDLGTSDPGDSGARRRP; encoded by the coding sequence ATGCGCGATTCCTCTCCGCTTCCCCCGCGTGCCGCCGTGCTGTCCCGCCGTGCCGCGCTCGGCCTCGCAGCGGCCGTCCCGCTGGCCGCGGCGTCCCCGGCGGCCGCCAGCCCCTCCGCCACGCCCGCTGTCACGCCGTCCGCCGCCCGCGCCGCCACGATCGGTGGTGAACTGCTGGGCCGCGGCGGCGTCCAGGTGCGCGGGGCCTCGGGACTGCCCAAGCGGCTCACCGCCCGCTCCTGGCTCGTCGCCGACCACGTCAGCGGCGAGGTGCTCGCGTCGTACAACGCGCACCGGCTGCTGGCGCCCGCCTCCACGCTGAAGATGCTCTTCGCGGACACCGTGCTGCAGAAGTTCGAACGCACCGAGCGCCACCGGGTCACCGACGCCGACCTCGCCGGGATTCCCGCCGGCTCCAGCCTGGTCGGCGTCAAGCCCGGAATCACCTACACCGTCGAGCAGTTGTGGCTCGGCGTCTTCCTGCGCTCCGGAAACGACGCGGTGCACGTGCTCAGCCACATGAACGGCGGCGTGGACACCACGGTCGCGCAGATGCAGGCCAGGGCCGAGGACCTGCAGGCCCTGGACACACACGTGGTCAGCCCCGACGGGTTCGACCACAAGGGCCAGGTGTCCTCCGCGTACGACCTGACGCTCTTCGCCCGGCACGGCCTCGCCGACGCCGACTTCCGCGCCTACTGCTCGACGAGGACCGCGGACTTCCCGGCGGGCGGCAAGAAGACCTTCCAGATACAGAACACGGACCGTCTGCTGACCGGCGCGTGGGGCGTGCCGACGTACGACGGTCTCATCGGCGTCAAGAACGGCTACACCAGCAACGCCGGCAACACCTTCACCGGCGCCGCGACCCGCGGCGGCCGGACCCTCCTGGTCACGGTGATGCACCCGAAGAGCGGCGGCAGCGGCGTCTACGAGGAGACGGCGGCGCTGCTCGACTGGGGGTTCCGGCAGGGCGCGAACGCGCGTCCGGTGGGCACGCTGGTCGCCCCGCTCAGCGAGGGCGGCGCCAGGGCGACGCCCACCAGGAAGGCCCCGAAGGCCGCCGCCGGGGCGCCCGCCCGGGCGGAGACGAGCAGTTCGTCGTGGGGGCTGGTCGGCGGGGCCGGGGGAGCGGTCGCGCTGCTCGCGGGCGGCGCGGTCGCGTGGCACAGGCGGCGGCGCGCGGTGGCGGCCGGCGGGGCCCCGGCGTCGGGGACCTCCGACCTGGGGACTTCGGACCCGGGAGATTCCGGCGCTCGTCGTCGGCCCTGA
- a CDS encoding ABC transporter permease, with product MFGIYLKRELSRRKKAALVIAMGLALGIALVITVDSVSAGMQQAQGKVLKSLYGLGTDMTVTKARPAATGSSSGRPKFDFDAKSDSSTTQSSDRVMTQGGQSLKSSLVTQVAAQKGVSSAVGALSLNVTKVDGSFTRGTAKSSTSSGSAGSSGSQQGGPGGGTGQPQVQGGGASFDVNSYSVAGVDVTHQDLGPLATSKITTGRTFTAAQTDAKVAVLSASYAKENKKTVGGTLTISGTKYTVIGIATPDSGESTTDVYLPLKQAQTLGDSKDEVTTIYVKATDSQQIDTVKATIRKNISGTTVTTSADLASTVSGSLSTASNLATSVGKWLSVAVLVAAFLVAALLTSSAVSRRVREFGTLKALGWPSRRVTRQVVGESVVNGLLGGALGIALGLGAAYAVTAISPKLTAELGATGGGGAGGGGMGGGPGGGGPGRQAVKNTMEIALSAPVSVTTIALAAGLAIAGGLVAGAMGGWRASRMRPADALRSVA from the coding sequence ATGTTTGGCATCTATCTCAAGCGTGAGCTGAGCCGGCGCAAGAAGGCGGCCCTGGTGATCGCCATGGGTCTGGCGCTCGGAATCGCGCTGGTCATCACCGTCGACTCGGTGTCGGCCGGCATGCAGCAGGCCCAGGGCAAGGTCCTGAAATCGCTGTACGGGCTCGGCACCGACATGACCGTCACGAAGGCCCGTCCGGCGGCCACGGGCAGCTCCTCCGGACGGCCGAAGTTCGATTTCGACGCCAAGTCCGACAGCAGCACGACACAGAGCTCGGACCGGGTGATGACGCAGGGCGGGCAGTCCCTGAAGTCCTCGCTCGTCACCCAGGTCGCCGCGCAGAAGGGCGTGTCGAGCGCGGTGGGCGCGCTCAGCCTGAACGTCACCAAGGTCGACGGCTCCTTCACCCGGGGCACGGCGAAGTCCTCCACCTCCTCGGGGTCCGCGGGCTCCTCCGGGTCGCAGCAGGGCGGCCCCGGCGGCGGCACGGGCCAGCCGCAGGTGCAGGGCGGCGGCGCGTCCTTCGACGTGAACTCGTACTCCGTCGCGGGCGTCGACGTCACCCACCAGGACCTCGGCCCGCTCGCCACCTCGAAGATCACCACGGGCCGGACCTTCACCGCGGCCCAGACCGACGCGAAGGTCGCGGTGCTCAGCGCGTCGTACGCCAAGGAGAACAAGAAGACGGTCGGGGGGACCCTCACGATCTCCGGCACCAAGTACACGGTCATCGGGATCGCGACGCCGGACAGCGGCGAGTCGACGACCGACGTCTACCTGCCGCTGAAGCAGGCGCAGACACTGGGCGACTCGAAGGACGAGGTCACCACGATCTACGTCAAGGCGACCGACTCGCAGCAGATCGACACCGTCAAGGCGACCATCCGGAAGAACATCTCGGGGACGACGGTCACCACCTCCGCGGACCTCGCGTCCACCGTCTCCGGCTCCCTGTCGACCGCCTCGAACCTGGCGACCAGCGTCGGCAAGTGGCTGTCCGTCGCGGTGCTCGTGGCCGCGTTCCTGGTGGCGGCGCTGCTGACCTCCTCGGCCGTGTCCCGCCGGGTGCGCGAGTTCGGCACGCTCAAGGCGCTCGGCTGGCCGTCCCGCAGGGTCACCCGCCAGGTCGTCGGTGAGTCCGTCGTGAACGGTCTGCTCGGCGGCGCGCTCGGCATCGCCCTCGGCCTCGGCGCGGCGTACGCGGTGACGGCGATCAGCCCGAAGCTGACCGCGGAGCTCGGTGCCACCGGCGGTGGCGGCGCGGGCGGTGGCGGTATGGGCGGTGGCCCCGGTGGTGGCGGGCCCGGCCGGCAGGCGGTCAAGAACACCATGGAGATCGCGCTCTCCGCGCCGGTGTCGGTGACCACCATCGCGCTCGCGGCGGGACTGGCCATCGCGGGCGGCCTCGTCGCCGGCGCGATGGGCGGCTGGCGCGCCTCCCGGATGCGCCCCGCGGACGCGCTGCGCAGCGTCGCGTAA